A section of the Meles meles chromosome 8, mMelMel3.1 paternal haplotype, whole genome shotgun sequence genome encodes:
- the SMIM38 gene encoding small integral membrane protein 38 isoform X3, protein MASWLGGSLGSDPLMVLLVLILLARFLLWSCLGTYIDYKLGRRPPRKPKED, encoded by the coding sequence ATGGCCTCCTGGCTCGGGGGAAGCCTGGGCTCCGACCCGCTGATGGTCCTGCTGGTCCTCATCCTGCTGGCGCGCTTCCTCCTCTGGTCCTGCCTCGGCACCTACATCGACTATAAGCTGGGCCGGCGGCCGCCGCGCAAACCCAAGGAGGACTAG
- the SMIM38 gene encoding small integral membrane protein 38 isoform X2 — protein MPYLWLDHFPGGQSTTPRPLPTPLPGSARRALRIGPRPAICPALPGGPCARRGGGRAPRHRRGRGGPRREAEGHREGERGRGPGAAGSAPPPPPRLRSGRRCPPRPRAPQPCPAAAEPQLIARRKGPIVCAPEARAWAAASAGEGVRPRPAAAARAAGVTSALRAGAGEGGGARGLPARPPHNASIVGPGPRAA, from the exons ATGCCGTACCTGTGGCTGGACCATTTCCCAG GGGGACAGTCAACGACCCCGCGCCCCTTGCCCACGCCGCTCCCCGGATCCGCACGCCGGGCCCTTCGGATCGGACCGCGGCCGGCCATCTgccccgctctcccgggagggcCCTGCGCCCGGAGAGGCGGAGGCCGGGCCCCGCGTCACCGGCGAGGCCGGGGTGGGCCCCGCCGGGAGGCCGAGGGTCACCGCGAGGGCGAGAGGGGACGGGGTCCGGGCGCTGCTGGgagcgcgccccccccccccccccggctccgATCCGGCCGCCGCTGCCCTCCCCGTCCCCGCgcgccccagccctgccccgccgCCGCCGAGCCACAGCTAATTGCGCGGAGAAAGGGCCCGATTGTGTGCGCGCCGGAAGCGCGGGCGTGGGCGGCTGCAAGCGCCGGAGAGGGTGTCCGGCCTCGCCCCGCAGCTGCCGCCCGAGCCGCGGGGGTGACGTCAGCGCTGCGAGCGGGcgccggggagggggggggcgcgCGCGGCCTCCCGGCCCGGCCGCCCCACAATGCGTCCATTGTCGGCCCGGGGCCGCGCGCCGCGTGA
- the SMIM38 gene encoding small integral membrane protein 38 isoform X1, translating to MVCLANREIYPRPPCPHRLGRELCSGGGGRGSLSGAFSPLQLAQDSHLGRLSTQVKTKFRNRLRVAALLQVPEPSSDAVPVAGPFPRNGVGTFLRTSSPAAGGQSTTPRPLPTPLPGSARRALRIGPRPAICPALPGGPCARRGGGRAPRHRRGRGGPRREAEGHREGERGRGPGAAGSAPPPPPRLRSGRRCPPRPRAPQPCPAAAEPQLIARRKGPIVCAPEARAWAAASAGEGVRPRPAAAARAAGVTSALRAGAGEGGGARGLPARPPHNASIVGPGPRAA from the exons ATGGTGTGCTTGGCAAACAGGGAGATTTACCCAAGGCCACCTTGTCCCCATCGGCTGGGTCGGGAGCTGTGCAGCGGAGGCGGAGGACGGGGCTCTCTGTCTGGCGCGTTCTCACCCCTCCAGCTGGCCCAGGATTCCCACCTGGGGAGACTGAGCACTCAG GTAAAGACGAAATTCAGGAACAGGCTTCGGGTGGCCGCACTCCTGCAGGTCCCTGAGCCTTCTTCTGATGCCGTACCTGTGGCTGGACCATTTCCCAG AAACGGTGTGGGGACATTTCTGAGGACGTCCTCTCCGGCCGCAGGGGGACAGTCAACGACCCCGCGCCCCTTGCCCACGCCGCTCCCCGGATCCGCACGCCGGGCCCTTCGGATCGGACCGCGGCCGGCCATCTgccccgctctcccgggagggcCCTGCGCCCGGAGAGGCGGAGGCCGGGCCCCGCGTCACCGGCGAGGCCGGGGTGGGCCCCGCCGGGAGGCCGAGGGTCACCGCGAGGGCGAGAGGGGACGGGGTCCGGGCGCTGCTGGgagcgcgccccccccccccccccggctccgATCCGGCCGCCGCTGCCCTCCCCGTCCCCGCgcgccccagccctgccccgccgCCGCCGAGCCACAGCTAATTGCGCGGAGAAAGGGCCCGATTGTGTGCGCGCCGGAAGCGCGGGCGTGGGCGGCTGCAAGCGCCGGAGAGGGTGTCCGGCCTCGCCCCGCAGCTGCCGCCCGAGCCGCGGGGGTGACGTCAGCGCTGCGAGCGGGcgccggggagggggggggcgcgCGCGGCCTCCCGGCCCGGCCGCCCCACAATGCGTCCATTGTCGGCCCGGGGCCGCGCGCCGCGTGA